In the Desulfitobacterium hafniense DCB-2 genome, GGAACAGGGCTGGGAAGTTGTGGGGGGAAGAAATCCGTAGGGAATGGGGTGAGATTTGGATTCAGGAAGTCGATACAAGGTTCCTCGGTGGGGAATTCTTCGCAGAATGGTGGTTCCGGGCAATACCCAAAGGCATCAATAGCCAGCTGCACAAATCCGGTTAGCTTCGCGATAACGAAAACCCCTACTGTGACAATTAAATCGTCTCCGGAAATGATGGCGGGAACCAGAATCTCGCTGCGAGTTTCAACTCTGAGGTTGAAATCGAACTCCGAACGGGTAGGCGGATAGTAAATCACGATGTCCTTGAAGATGTCAGGCAGACAGCCTGGAACGGTGAGGAGTTGCCCGGCGGCATTTCTTACAGTAGCAGTGAAGCAGACGCGCACGGTGAACTGAGCCCGGGCAAAATTTGGACGGCTGGGAATAGGGGTAATGACGATGCTCTCGGGAAGGATGACCCCATTTTGGAAAGTAATGTCCACAAAGGTGCACGGACCGCCACAATCTGGCAGGTCAATTGGGAAGTTTGGAAAACACTCTCTCTGTTGGCAACTAAAAAAGACTTTCTCGACAATTATGCATACTCTTTCGCGATAGGGGTCATATGGATAGAGGTCAGCCATGAGTTGTTTTCCCTCCTTTTTTGTATTTTCGGGGTATTCTATTCAAGTTTCACCCTAAGTGTTACAGGATTAGCCTGTGTAGAGCCCTTGCTTAAGGATTTTATTATGAATTTCTACGGCCCGCTTTTGCCAAGTGTTTTGCAAGGCGAAGGCCTGTAAAGCTTCTTGATCCACACTCTTAAGCAAGATCTCCCTAATACTTTGGGAGAAGTCTTCCGCAGTGGCGGCCAGGTTAAGGCCAGGACAGCAATCTTCCCGACGTTGCTCAGAGTCCCCGGTACTGAGGCTCTGGATAACTTTTTGGGCACCTATAAGCTCAGGCAAAGGAGTGGCTACAGTAGGTAAACCGGCGGCTGCATATTCATACAGCTTAATGGGATTACAGCCCATAGTCATAGGAGTCAGCTTAAAGGGAATGAGGCTGACATTAAAGCCGTGGAGATAACCGGGCAGGCTGTCATAGGATTTTAAGCCGAGATAGCTTACATTGGGGCTTTCTAGAGGAAAGCCCTTAAGCATTACTAAAGCACCAAGAAAAACAAAATGAAAATTCGGATGCTGTTCAATAACTCTTTTCAGCAGATCCCAATCCAGCCAAGGAGCGATAGCTCCGCTGTAGCCAATAATGGGCTGCCCTGTCGGTAAATCAAGAGGCCGCTTTTGGGGGGTGCAGAAATGAGCAAAATCCACCCCGTTGCGCAGCAGGGTTACCTCAGGATGTTGTGGTGCCAATTGATCGTAAAGACTCTGGGAGGAAGCAAAGACCAGCTTAGTTTGAGCGAGTAAGGGCTTTATGTAGGGCCCCCAGGCAGCGAACTCCTCCTTGGCTTCATCGGAGCAATCGAAAACCACCGCATCCGGTCGGTAGGTATCAATGAGATAGAGATGCTGGGGGAAGGTCAGCCAAAGAATGCGGGGTCTGGGATGGGCTAACGTCATGGGAGAGATTCCTTGACAGAGATAGAAGGAATCCCAGAGCTTTTTAACCTGGGGCTGAGGAAAAGCCCCGCGATCCTCGTAAAAGATGGTATACCCTAAGTAAGAAAGTTCCCGCATGAGCTGTTGAGGGCGCTGAACCATCCAGCTCCAAGGTAAAGTCCGTGGGTAAATTATGGTCGGCATTTTTTCACCTCCTTTGATACAGGGTGACAGTTCTTTTATTCCTGGCTTTAAACTATTTCTACTATAGACTATGTAAGAAATAAAGAAGGCGTAACCATGAGGTCACGCCTTTACTAATTTCGAGGGGAATTTAAGTTGTGGATTTCGTTTACTCGTTACAGCTGAGCAAAGATCTGAACGTAGTAGTTCCCGGAGTTGCTGCTGACCACACCTACTCCAATATGGGTATAAGCAGGATTTAAGATGTTTTTGCGATGACCGTCACTGCTCATGAAAGCCGCCATAGCTGCATCCACTGACATATTGCGGGCAATATTTTCTCCTGCGGAGCGGTATTGAATACCTGCGTTCTTCAGCATATCAAAGGGAGAACCATAGGTGGGAGAAGTATGGCTGAAGTAACTGTTGGTTTTCATATCCAGGGCTTTCATCTGAGCTACGTCCACCAAGCGAAGATCCACCTGCAAAGGAGAGAGGCCAGCTGCTGCTCTTTCTTTATTGATCTCGTTAATCATAGCTTGTTCTTGGGTACCGAGTGTGGTGGTTCCATTAGTTGAAGGGGTGGTCGGTTGGGTCGGAGCCGGTTGGGCCGGAACGGATTGGGTTGGTGCTGGTTGACTTGGTGCCGGCTGGGTTTGTACAGGGACTGTATTAGTAGGCTTTTCAGCCTCCTTAGCAGTAAATTTAAAATTCTTCAAGGAAATGACGCTGCCATACCCTTTAGTAGTGTTTACAAGCGTAGAACCGTTTTGGGTGGAATCGCTGGAACTATGATTCGAAGGAGTTCCAGGGTTACTCGGTGTGGTGGCTGTGAGGTTGTTCACCCAAGGTGTATAGGAACGGAGTGAAATGATAGAACCGTTAGAGCCACTTGAAGAATAAGAATTGCTCACCTTAAGCGCTGCTTGGACAGGGGCTGCGGCCACTGTTAACAAAACGGCTAAGGATACGCCAATAGTAAATTTTTTCGTCTTTTTCATAACATACCTCCAAATAGTTTCACAAACTAACCTGTTTCAGCTTAAAGTGCTATATTAGATTGTCCCTTTCAGGACAAATTGAGTATACCATTCAAAACTGTAAAAACCTACTAGAACATCTTACCAACTTTTTTCTGAGCCTGGAGTTGTTAGGTTGTTTTTGGATGACAAGGTTATCGATGGAAATTTCCTAAATTCGCACAAAAAAGGTATAATAGCTTTATCTTATTCATCTTTAAATACGATTCATAACAGCCTATTTGAAGGGGCCTGTTTCATAGATCCAAAAAATAATTCTCAGTGAGAGGTTGTGAGCTGATGGGCTCCAAAGTCGTCTTAAAATACTGCCCTGAATACACTTCCGGGGTAGAAGAGTTCTTAAGAAGCGGATTGCAGGAATTGGGAGGTATGGAGGCTTTTGTGAAGCCGGGTCAAAAAGTCTTCCTTAAAGTGAATTTACTTATGAAAAAACGTCCCGAAGAAGCAGTCACCACCCATCCCTCTGTGGTGGAGGCAGTTGTTCGTCTGGTTCAAGAAGTGGGGGGAATTCCCATTATCGGCGACAGCCCCGGGGGACCCTATACGGTAGGTGCCCTTCAGGGCATTTACGCACGCTGTGGGCTTAAAGAAGTAGCAGAACGAACAGGAGCAGAGCTCAATTTTAATGTGGGTCAGGAAGTGGTTACCCATCCTGATGGAAAGCTGGTCAAGAGCCTAACGATTACCAAAAGCGTCTGGGATGCTGATGTGATCATTTCTTTATCAAAGTTGAAAACACATGCTATGATGACTTTTACAGGAGCGGTGAAAAATCTCTTTGGAGTCATTCCGGGACTGCTTAAAGCGGAATATCATTTTAAAATGCCGGAGGTCATGCAGTTTGCGGATCTTCTCGTGGACATAGCCACTTGGGTTAAACCTGCTGTCAGCATCATGGACGGGATTGTGGGAATGGAGGGAGATGGCCCCTCAGCAGGTCAGCCAAGGGCAGTGGGAGCACTTCTCATGAGTGAGAACCCTTTCGCTTTGGATGTAGCGGCCACTCATTTAATCGGTCTAAAACCTGAGAATGTCCCCACCATCATGGCTGCCAGGGAGAGGGGCTTTGTCAGTCGCATTGAAGAAGTAAGCTTAGTGGGGGAGCCTCGATCCTTATGGCGTATTCAGAATTTTGTGGTCCCTAAATCTATGTCCGTAAACTTCATCGACCGTGTACCTCTACCATCGGGAGCAAGGCGATTTATTCTGAATCAGGTTCGTCCTAAGCCTCTTTTTAACCATGACCAATGTGTGGGATGTGCAGATTGTGTAAAGAATTGCCCGCCACAGGCATTGAGATTAAACGATCAAAAAAGGCCCGAGATCGATCTCGAGGCCTGCATTCGCTGTTTCTGTTGTCAAGAGCTTTGTCCCCACCAGGCAGTTGAGATTAGTAAGCCGGGATTGGCGCGAAGGCTATTTAAATAACTCCCATTGGGGAACACTATTCTTGTTCTTTTCGTGTCCAGCGGTTGCTGTCACGGACGCGATATTTTTCCATCATCCGGGCAAAGGCCTCCTCTAAATCGATGTTAAGGGAGTTTGCCATAGAAATGATAATAAAGAGGATATCGGCCATTTCCAAAGCCAGATCTCCTTCGGGTTCATCAGGCTTCTTCGGTTTTTCACCATAACGGTGGTTGACTTCCCGGGCCAGTTCCCCTACTTCTTCGGTCAGACGGAGCATCATGGATGAGGGCTGCCAATATCCTTCCTCGAATTGAGTAATCCAGTCATCCACTTGCTTTTGCCAATCTTTGATTTCCATGATTTAAAACCTCCCAGAGTTTTGAAGTAGTATTAGTTTTTGAGTTGAGTTAATTTCATAATGTTAGTCTGAAAATAGAATAGACTAACAGAATTTCGGAGCATACGTTTTTAAAAATTAAGCGGCAATTCTCATGGACTTGTTTAGTCGGTCAACTGCTAATTTGCAGAGGGTATAAGCAAGGATTGAAAACTGAAAATCTACTTGGGCACTTTTTCCGCGATGACGGATATTGTTGAGCTGGAAATACTCCTTTAGATACGCATTGACTCGCTCTACAGCGGTTCGTTGTTTGTAAAGCTCAAAGTAACGGTCGCTTCCCCTAGCTGGTACTGTGTACTTTCTGGGATCTGACAAAGTCTTAATCTTAAATACCTTTTGGCAGGTATCACTATCTTTGAGGGGACACTCCTGGCATTCCTTGGGTCGAGTGTATTTCAAAGTATCATAACGCGGATCATGGCTATCGTAGCGGTACGAATAACCCTTCTGGCATATTGGACGAAAATATTTATCATTGTCTTCTGGAAGTTGCTCGTTTCGCTTATTGTAATCAATGAGTGCCCGTGCTCCTATACATCTCGCTTGCTGGTATATGGGGATATAGTCATATCCAGCATCTGCGAGGATATAGGAGGGGTTCAAGTAAGGATGTTTTTCACTCAGCGCTTTAAGCAAAGGAATAGCCATTTTCCCATCATTTATGTTCCCTGAAGATAGTAAAGAACTTAAAACGTACTGACCCTTACAATCAACAAGGAGGTGCCCTTTGAAGCCATACCAGAACACGTTTTTTCCTTCTGAATTCTTTTTAATCCCCCATTGAGGATCAAGAGGAATGTGTTGTGCTAATTCTGTGAAGGTGCAGGAAAGTTGATCTTCAATCTTCTTCTCAAATATGGGGCGATTCTTTTCTAGCTCCTCTTGTTCCTTAAGCCATGCCTCTCTTTCTGATTTGGGCTTCCGTCCACGCTTTTTAGGAGTCTTTTCAACCGGAGTTTCTTCTTGCTTTTTTTCAGGCTTGCGATCTCTCGCTTCGATATGAGTAGCATCTATTGCCACAACACATTCTGGATCAATAAACCCTTCTTTAAATGCCTGAAGCACCAAATCATCCTGAGAGTTAGCCAAAACAGAGGAGTCATCTATCTTTTTGATCATTCGGCAATAAGATGCTTCGCTAGGAACCGAGTCAGCAAGCGTAAATCCACAGTCGAAACGAAATTCCAGGCTGTTTTTCAAACGCTTACGCAAGTCCTTAATTGTAGGGATTCTTTCAATGACTCGAATGATCAAAGAGTAGATCATAGCGGTGTAGTTTAGTTGAGTTGGAGCTCCGAAGATTGCCTTTTTTGAAACCGCCTCAAGTAAAGGGTTAATGTCCAAAGGCCCAAGAATTAGAGCATATGATTCTCTTGGAGAAGTTTCTAGTATTTCCTCCAAGGAAAATAGACGTTCTTGGCGAATATTAAACATCAGGGAGTACTCCTTTCCTACCTCTCGGTGTTTGGTTTTGGACGACTACAATTTCGAGATGTTGGGGAGGTACTCCTTTTTAATTTGTCAAAAAAAGCTGAAATATTAAGGGTTTCGAGTTATGAAACTAACTCAGTTAGAAAAAAATTAATAAATTATTAAGGTGAAGTGTGCTATACTATCCTTTAATTTACTCCTATTAAAGTGTAAAATAAATTCCTGGGACGAGCAAGGGATTCAGCCCCTCTATGCAGAATTGTATGGAGGAACAAGAAAAGCAGAGGAGGTAGACCGTGAGTCAGTTGCTTTCACAACTACAATCATCTTTTGATTGGCGAACAATACTGGATATTGCGGTCGTGGCCATTGTTCTTTATCAGCTCTTGATGCTGATTAAGGGAACTCGTGCTGTTCAGCTTCTTAAAGGAATCCTTGTGCTGCTTATTTTGTCCAATATTGCTCAGTTCCTGAAATTATCCACTATCAATTGGCTGTTGGATCGACTCTGGTCCATGTTCTTTATCGCCTTGCCGGTTGTTTTTCAACCGGAGTTACGCCGGGCTCTGGAGCAAATCGGCCGTGGTAAATTCTTCATGCGCCATCCCCAAACTGTGGGCAATGAGGCCATGGTTCAGGTAATCGATGAATTGGTGCGATGTGCTCAAGTTCTTTCTAAAAACCGGATCGGGGCACTAATGGTTATGGAGAGGACCACAGGCTTGCAAAACTATGTAGAGACAGGCATCAAAATCGATGGTGTGGTTTCTTCAGAATTCTTACTTAATGTGTTCATTCCTAATACTCCTCTTCATGATGGAGCAGTAATCATTCGCAGCGATCGTGTCGCGGCGGCAGGGTGCTTTTTACCCCTTTCCGAAAGCAATGCTATTCAAAAGGAACTGGGAACACGCCATCGGGCGGCCATAGGGCTCACGGAAGTATCCGATTCGGTAGTTATCGTCGTATCTGAAGAGACAGGAGCTATATCCGTAGCAATCGATGGGGTATTGACACGTTTCCTTGATGAAAAAAGCCTGAAAGAATTATTGTGCCGCGAGCTTCAAGTGGATACCACGACCAAGAGTTATGTACCCTTTTGGAGGTCATGAGTATGAAAGAGATGTTACAACGGAACTTAGGATATAAAACCATTAGTTTGGTCTTGGCTATTCTTTTTTGGCTTTGGGTAACCAGCCAAGGAAACAGCCAGACCCTGGATCGGGATCCGACCTTAACCCTCTCCTTGATCGCTAAGAATACGCCCGCCAACTCCATGATTATGACCAAGCTGCCCTCGGTGAGGGTTAAAACGGAGGGGTATAACCCCAGCATCAATGTCAATGAGCTTTTTGCTTATGTGGATCTCAGCGGCAGCGAGCCTGGTGAACATGACTATGAAGTAAAGGTTGAGCCCATTCCTAATATTAAGATCGTCGAAATCTCTCCTCGGGTGGTCACCTTACAACTGGATACAGTAGAAGAAAGAATGCTCCCAGTGACGGTGGAGGTTTCAGGAGCACCTGTTAACGGCAAAAAAGTCGGGGAGACAATCGTTAAGCCCAGTGTGGTCAATGTCAGAGGACCCAGCAGCCTTTTAGGTGAAGTGGATAAAGTTCTAGTGGAGCTTAGTGCGGCCGGAGCCAGCGAAACCTTACAAGTATCCCGCCCCCTCTTGTTCCGTGACAAAAATGGGTTAGCTATCTTTGGACCTGACCCCAGTGTGGAGACTATTACTTCAAGCCCTACCAGTGTTGATATCATTGTCCCCATTGTGGCAAAAGAGTTGGAAAGTAAAATGGTTCCACTTAACGCAACAACCACAGGAACACCCGCCGAAGGAAAAGAAGTACGCTCCATTCAGGTAATTCCCAGCGGAGTTCAGGTCTATGGTGAACCTGAAGCCCTTGCACAGTTCAGTGCCTTATCTATTGGTTCTGTGAATATCAACGGACTGTCTGAGACGAAAACTTATGAAATATCTTCGGACAAGGTGAGCTTACCTGAAGGCTTAAATTATGGGTCCAGAACTACTTTCTCAGTCATTGTGGAAATGGGCAGTGCCGTTCAGGATAAAACCCTCTATGATCTTCCCATTGTGCTTAGGAATCTTCCTGAGGATTTAGTCCTTGAGAAACCGCTTCCTGAAGTCAGTGTGACGATTAGGGCTTACCCGGAAATTCTCAATAACTTAACAAAAGAGCAGATTTCTCTCTGGATCGATGCGACCGGTAAGGCGGTAGGGGAGCATACCGTTAAGATCTACTGGCAGTTGCCCGCTGGTATTGAGATGGTTTCCATCCCGGATGTTACCTATACACTAAAGGCCAAAGAAGATCCCCCTAAAGAACCGGATAATCCGGGAACCCCAGGTAACCCGGGAAATCCAGGCAATTCGAATAACTCTGGTAACCAGCCGGTAGTGTAAGGTACCTCAGTAGTCTGTAAAGAAGAGATGTACCCTAAGTAAGTGGAGG is a window encoding:
- a CDS encoding nucleotide pyrophosphohydrolase is translated as MEIKDWQKQVDDWITQFEEGYWQPSSMMLRLTEEVGELAREVNHRYGEKPKKPDEPEGDLALEMADILFIIISMANSLNIDLEEAFARMMEKYRVRDSNRWTRKEQE
- a CDS encoding CAP domain-containing protein encodes the protein MKKTKKFTIGVSLAVLLTVAAAPVQAALKVSNSYSSSGSNGSIISLRSYTPWVNNLTATTPSNPGTPSNHSSSDSTQNGSTLVNTTKGYGSVISLKNFKFTAKEAEKPTNTVPVQTQPAPSQPAPTQSVPAQPAPTQPTTPSTNGTTTLGTQEQAMINEINKERAAAGLSPLQVDLRLVDVAQMKALDMKTNSYFSHTSPTYGSPFDMLKNAGIQYRSAGENIARNMSVDAAMAAFMSSDGHRKNILNPAYTHIGVGVVSSNSGNYYVQIFAQL
- a CDS encoding DUF362 domain-containing protein, yielding MGSKVVLKYCPEYTSGVEEFLRSGLQELGGMEAFVKPGQKVFLKVNLLMKKRPEEAVTTHPSVVEAVVRLVQEVGGIPIIGDSPGGPYTVGALQGIYARCGLKEVAERTGAELNFNVGQEVVTHPDGKLVKSLTITKSVWDADVIISLSKLKTHAMMTFTGAVKNLFGVIPGLLKAEYHFKMPEVMQFADLLVDIATWVKPAVSIMDGIVGMEGDGPSAGQPRAVGALLMSENPFALDVAATHLIGLKPENVPTIMAARERGFVSRIEEVSLVGEPRSLWRIQNFVVPKSMSVNFIDRVPLPSGARRFILNQVRPKPLFNHDQCVGCADCVKNCPPQALRLNDQKRPEIDLEACIRCFCCQELCPHQAVEISKPGLARRLFK
- a CDS encoding IS1182-like element ISDha8 family transposase, whose amino-acid sequence is MFNIRQERLFSLEEILETSPRESYALILGPLDINPLLEAVSKKAIFGAPTQLNYTAMIYSLIIRVIERIPTIKDLRKRLKNSLEFRFDCGFTLADSVPSEASYCRMIKKIDDSSVLANSQDDLVLQAFKEGFIDPECVVAIDATHIEARDRKPEKKQEETPVEKTPKKRGRKPKSEREAWLKEQEELEKNRPIFEKKIEDQLSCTFTELAQHIPLDPQWGIKKNSEGKNVFWYGFKGHLLVDCKGQYVLSSLLSSGNINDGKMAIPLLKALSEKHPYLNPSYILADAGYDYIPIYQQARCIGARALIDYNKRNEQLPEDNDKYFRPICQKGYSYRYDSHDPRYDTLKYTRPKECQECPLKDSDTCQKVFKIKTLSDPRKYTVPARGSDRYFELYKQRTAVERVNAYLKEYFQLNNIRHRGKSAQVDFQFSILAYTLCKLAVDRLNKSMRIAA
- a CDS encoding glycosyltransferase; amino-acid sequence: MPTIIYPRTLPWSWMVQRPQQLMRELSYLGYTIFYEDRGAFPQPQVKKLWDSFYLCQGISPMTLAHPRPRILWLTFPQHLYLIDTYRPDAVVFDCSDEAKEEFAAWGPYIKPLLAQTKLVFASSQSLYDQLAPQHPEVTLLRNGVDFAHFCTPQKRPLDLPTGQPIIGYSGAIAPWLDWDLLKRVIEQHPNFHFVFLGALVMLKGFPLESPNVSYLGLKSYDSLPGYLHGFNVSLIPFKLTPMTMGCNPIKLYEYAAAGLPTVATPLPELIGAQKVIQSLSTGDSEQRREDCCPGLNLAATAEDFSQSIREILLKSVDQEALQAFALQNTWQKRAVEIHNKILKQGLYTG
- a CDS encoding CdaR family protein, producing MKEMLQRNLGYKTISLVLAILFWLWVTSQGNSQTLDRDPTLTLSLIAKNTPANSMIMTKLPSVRVKTEGYNPSINVNELFAYVDLSGSEPGEHDYEVKVEPIPNIKIVEISPRVVTLQLDTVEERMLPVTVEVSGAPVNGKKVGETIVKPSVVNVRGPSSLLGEVDKVLVELSAAGASETLQVSRPLLFRDKNGLAIFGPDPSVETITSSPTSVDIIVPIVAKELESKMVPLNATTTGTPAEGKEVRSIQVIPSGVQVYGEPEALAQFSALSIGSVNINGLSETKTYEISSDKVSLPEGLNYGSRTTFSVIVEMGSAVQDKTLYDLPIVLRNLPEDLVLEKPLPEVSVTIRAYPEILNNLTKEQISLWIDATGKAVGEHTVKIYWQLPAGIEMVSIPDVTYTLKAKEDPPKEPDNPGTPGNPGNPGNSNNSGNQPVV
- the cdaA gene encoding diadenylate cyclase CdaA, producing the protein MSQLLSQLQSSFDWRTILDIAVVAIVLYQLLMLIKGTRAVQLLKGILVLLILSNIAQFLKLSTINWLLDRLWSMFFIALPVVFQPELRRALEQIGRGKFFMRHPQTVGNEAMVQVIDELVRCAQVLSKNRIGALMVMERTTGLQNYVETGIKIDGVVSSEFLLNVFIPNTPLHDGAVIIRSDRVAAAGCFLPLSESNAIQKELGTRHRAAIGLTEVSDSVVIVVSEETGAISVAIDGVLTRFLDEKSLKELLCRELQVDTTTKSYVPFWRS